The Paenibacillus sp. FSL R7-0345 DNA segment TGCGATCTTTTTTAGCGCATCATCGCTTAGCTCCGTTTGCTCCTCTGCAGGAACCGTAACACCTGTTGTGTTATTAACGTCCAGTGGTCCGTTATCCAGATTAAGTGCTGTCGCTCCGGCCAGCAGCAGGAGGATGGCGGCAGCCATGATTCCCAGCCTAAGCTTCCAGCGTGTGCGGGGACGAGCCGGTTCAGCTCCGGCCCGCAGCCTCCGCATCACCTGATCGGCAGAGGAATCGGTAAACCTGGTCTCCTGGAACGGCCCCTTGCGGGCCTGTTCATACCACTGCGGCTCACGTTCATCCATTATTGTAACCCCCTTAGTTTATCCTGGACTTTGCGGCGTGCCCGGTGCAGCCGCGATTTGACGGTTCCCGGCGGCAGCTCAGTCAGAGCGGCAATTTCATTGATGGACAGCCCGGCCTTCAGATCCAGCACAAGCACCTCCCGCAGCTTATCCGGCAGCTTCATAATAATGCTCCAGATGTCCCGCGTCTGCTGGTTACCCATGTACTCCATCTCTGCCGAGCGTGTTGTGCCTAGCAGCTTTTCCGCTTCTGTCTCCGCTCCGTGGTAATCCCGGGCCGCCGGCGTAATGCTCTGCACTTCTCCCCACAGGCCGGTGCGGAAGAAACGCGACTTACGGTACGTGAACACCGTGTTCCGCGCAACCGTTAACAGCCAGGACTTCAGGCTGGATGTTCCCTTATACGTGCCGATCCGGTAGAAGCATTTTACAAATACCTCCTGCGTCAGATCATCCGCCTGCTCCATGTTTTTAGTTAAATAGTAGATATAATTCCAGATATCATTGCCGTACAGGCTCATAATCTCCCGCAGCTGGTCTTCATCCATCGCTTCAGCGGGTTTGAGCTTCTCCTCCAGCCCATTCTTCAGCTTATACCTTAGCTCAACCTTGAACTCACTCTTCAGCCCGTTTAGTTCCAAGCGCTTCACCTCACTTAATACGACCCTGTTAATATAGGAAAGGTTCCCTTTATTTTCTATTAAGAATATCTCATCCCTGCTTAATTGCACTTAATTGCACTCTGTACACTTAAAACGCCACTTTTTCCGCCCAAAGCCCGTTTAAGTGTATTCCGTGCAGCTATAATGGGCAGATAATGCTCGTTTGGACCAATCCGGGTAGAACTAGTTGCACAAACTACAGTTATATGGAAAATAAACCATTTACTCATCGGTTTAGCTGTATAAAGTACAGCTATTTGGTCCGGCGGAGGGGATGGTGGGTTTGCAGAACAGATTGGCGGTGGCGGGTTTGCCGTGGTGGGTTTGTGGTGGCCGGCTTGCGGTGGTGGGTTTGCGGTGGTGGGTTTGCGGTGGCCGGCTTGCGGTGGCCGGCTTGCGGTGGTGTTTCAGCAAGCACAGCCAGTCAAGTTACATTTACCGGAAACAAAAAGACCCCCGGCATCTCCAGAGGTCATCGCATTGTTTATATAGCGCTACTTTTGCAAGCAATGCGGGTTATTTTACACTAAATATCCTTGGCAGTGAACACCCGCAGCGAGATCAGATAAGAGCAGAATAGAATCAGCACATAACCGAGGTCGGCAATAACCGGCACCAGCGGACTGTCTGTACTGCCGTTGCTCACCCATTCTGCCAGTCCGGGAAACCATTCCATCAGCTGTTTTATCGCAGCGAAATTAAGCATAATCAGCATGATAAACACCATATTGACCACCTGCGTTCCTTTGCGGCCCAGCCAGTAATGAAGCGGAAGATAGAAGGAGGCCAAGAGCGGAAAACCGGCGATGCAGAGCAGCAGCTCTCTCCAGGCAAGCGGATCGGTAGTCCGGCCGGCTGAGAAGGCGACCAGATAGAGCAGTACAGTGCAGGCGTAGCTGAGGATCGAGTAAGGGAGCATCGCCAGATATTTGGCCAGCACAATCTGCTGTCTCGGAACAGGCAGACTGACCAGGAACTTCTGGTTATTATGCTGCACATCCATTGTGCAGGAATTGATCAGGAGCAGCATGGCCGGAAGCAGGGCGAACACAGTGTAATTATCAAAGTTCGTAAAGCCCATGACCAGATAGTACGGGATCAGCAACAGGATAAACTTTTGCACAATAATGAAGTCTTTGCGGATGAGATGGAATGAATTATACACGCAGATCGCTCCCTTTTACCGAGAAATACATAATTTCCTCCAGCGTTGGCGTCTCGCAGATCCCCGTATCCTTAAAGTAACGCTCGCCCTCCGCACGGTTGCCCATCAGCCCTTCAAAGCCGTGTGCGCTCTCGCGAAGTCCCAGGAACAGACGGCGGGTGTCGCGGTCGAGCAGCTCTTTGCCGCCTTTGACGAGCAGATACTTTTCCGCCAGCGCTTCCTTCATCTCATTGAACACAATCCGTCCGTCATTCACAAACACAATATAATCGGCGATCCGGTCGAGATCGGTGGTGTTATGGGTGGAGAAGAGAATGGATTTTTTCTCGTCCTGGATGTGTTCGGTTAACAGATCCAGCAGCTCCCGCCGGAACACCGGGTCAAGCCCTGACGTAGGTTCGTCCATAATAAGCAGATCAGCACCGTGGGATAAAGCGATGGCGAGCGAAAATTTGATTTTCATCCCCTTGGACAGATCCTTAATCTTCTTGCCCGGAGACAGCCTGAACAATTCCTGGTACTTCACATATGTATCCTCATCCCAGCGGCTGTAGAAGGGGGCGATCACCTTTTTCATCTGCTTGACCGTAAGCTGCTCGTAGTAAATATTCTCGTCCGATACATAGCCGATCCGTTCCTTGACCGCTGACTCCTGCTCTTTATTCTGCCCGCCAAATAACTGAACGTCCCCCCGGTCCGGGCGGACCATGCCCATAATCATCTGGATCAGCGTGGTTTTGCCAGCGCCGTTGGGGCCGATCAGTCCGGTAATATAGCCTTCCTTGATGCCCAGCGAAATGTCCTGCAGCGCAAAAGCCCCATAGCTCTTATGTACATGCTCCAGCCTGATACAATCGCTCATTCCTGCTCCTCCTCGTAGATAAGTTTCAGCATCTCTGCCAGTTCTGCATAAGACAGCCCCAGCTGCCTGCTCTCCTCAATGACTTCCTTCAGCTTCAGCTCCAAGATCCGCAGCCGCTGCTCCTTAATGAATTCCTGATCCGCCCCGGACACAAAAGAGCCCTTCCCTACGATCGAGTTAATCAGACCCTCCCGCTCCAGCTCCTCATAAGCCCGTTTGGTCGTAATCACACTGATCTGCAGCTCCTTGGCCAGCTGGCGGATGGACGGCAGAGGCGTCCCCGCTCCCAGCTCCCCCTGCAGAATCAGCTGCCTGACCTGCGTCACAATCTGGGCATAGATCGGCTCTCCTGATGTACTTGATATCAAAATGTTCATGCTGCGGCACCATCATCCTTCGGTGAAATGTGTTTAATGTATATATTTAATATATACATTATATAAGGAGGGGTGTCAAACATAAAAAAGACCTTGAAGATGAATCTCCTCAAGATCTTTTAAGTACACATTAACTTTAATATTGTTTGCTAAAAGGCAGTTCGAACATATCCAACTCGTTTTCATCCACTTTTACTCTAAACGCGACTACAAAATAACGCTTATCATCTGATGATAAAACAGTGATTTTTTCACGCTCTACATCCTTACCGGTTTTCCCTCTGATATAAAGAACGTCACCCTCTTCAGCTTCTTCGATCCTTAAATTAATAAGGCTACGCGGTAAATCTATATATGTAACATCAATAAAAATAATATCAATATTTTTAGCGTGATCAGCGCTTTTAATGCTTCTTATAAGTAATTCCCCGTGACTGATGTGATAGTACCAAAGTTTAAAAACTCTGCTGTCATCAAAAGATCTCAACACGGCTATGTCCTCCTCCTTCTTGTGATATATCTATAAAATTCATCTCTAGGCAAGCATTTTACATTAGTCACACCAAACCTCAGCATAAAATCGTTGTATTTCTCAAGATAATTTTTCTGAATAGAATTGCAGAAGTCGTACTGATTTTGAAAGGGGATCATCTCCCCATTGCTATTAATTAACTTCAAGTGAAAAATTTGATTATGGATGATTTGAGTTACCTTATAAACTTCAAGCATACACTCGTGGAACTAGGAAAAGCAGCCCTCTATTGATATTTCAGAAATTTCATCATTATTTAAATGAAGCGTCATAATTAAAAAATTGTCCAATTTAAATTCGTTCGTTCCTCTGGATTTATATTTTATTTTCAGGTCAGCCAGATTGCTTAGAAAATAAGGTATGGAGCTATTAGTTTCTACAAAATCTGAAGCGAACAATTTAACATAAAAACTTTCTGCTCCCATTCATTTCACCGCCTTTGTATATATTATCGTCTTCCTTCTCTTAGGGTAAGGCCTCTTTTGGGTAGCCTTTATCATAAATGAAACAGGGGAGAAGAGTGTACTCCGTGTGTATGCCATGAGTTTAAAGTTTTTTTTGATGGATTTGTTACAATTAATTTTGGGAAATGTTTTGAGATAGAGCGTTTGCAAGGAATTTAATGAATACGATGGATTGCAATAGGGCGAATACAAGTGTTAAAGAAAGTACTGACGTTCTCCATATTTACGAACATAAACACCTCTTGCAGCATCGTAGAGAGGTATAGTGCCTTGTCTAATTTATAGAGCGCTGGATAGGACTTTAACTAAAAAAAGAAACCACATGGAGTATTATTCACATGTGGTCCTAACTAAATTAGTTTAATTCATCAATTTTGAAATACATTAATCAATCGACCATGGCTCAATTGTTTTCACTGCACTCAGCGGAATTAACCGCCGTGTATCATCATGGTCCTCTTCAGGCATTATCACAATAGTATTGTTGAATGAATAATAATTAACATACAATCCTATTACATGTAAATTATCAAGAAATGTTATCTTTATATATTGATCCAAATAATTCTCCATAAAAATTTCTTGTTTTTCCATGGTAGTCCTCCTAATACTAAAGTAACTTCCATCTCAAGCCTGCAATCAATTTCCTAATTAAACAAACGAGCTATTGTTTTTATTGCACTTAGCGGAATGAAAAGACGTGCATCATCATGTTCATCTTCAGGAACAATGACTATAACATTATTAGAATAATAATAATCAACATAAGTCCCCGTTACATGTAAGTTATCAAGAAATGTTATCTTGATAACGTCATTTATATAACCCTTCATAAATATCTCTTGCTTTTCCATGATAAATCCTCCTAAATAACCTCTGGCTTTCTTTCATCAAAAAAGTATATTCCTTCATTTGTCCAAACTTGAACATCATACCTGAACGGTTTGTCTTCAAAATAATTGTACAATTTATTGCTTAAATTGATGATATCTATTAGTTCAAATTCAACATTTTTAAATGTCAGATCATAGATAACAACATCTGCACCTTGCTTCTCTATCCCTTCTTTAATTGCATTATATGCACTACCTAGTTTGAACTCACCTGTTTCAGAAAAGGATGTCTTTAATTCAACCTTGTAATAACCGTTTATTTTGAAATCATATTGATTTGAAATACCTTTAGCTTGTGGGTTTAAATAAACATCTTTCCCCATTTTCAACAACAAATTAAAAACATACTTTTCTTGATCTTCAAGTTTTTTCTTTGCATTATTACTTTCAGCAGTATATAACCCTCTACATACTGGTATGTTTTCTGGATGATAATCTGAAAAAGTTATCCCGAAAAATTCTAGTGCGAGATTACCGTCAACTCTCACTTTAACACTACCGCTTGGATCATTAAACATCAGAGGATTGTTTTCCACGTAAGTATACAAATTCAAACTCAGCGGATTATCAATCTGCCCCTCATACGTATCCTAGTTTATAAAGCGGGGCTTTGAATAAAGAAGGTGGCAACTGAGAATTCAATCCCAGCTACCACCCATTCTATCATCCCGCCTGCTGTGCAGGTGTATTCGGCATCACGTAGGCTGACTTTTTCTTCATCATGACATAGATGATGTTTACCAGCTTCCTCATTAAGCAGACCACCGCTTGTTGTTTCGTTTTCCCCTCAGCTATTTTCCGCTCATAATAAGCATAGAAATAGGCATTCTTTGGTTCTCGCTTGGTACGTGTGACACCAATCTGACGAATTGCAAGACTCTTGATAATATCATGCAATTCCCGATTGCCTTGCTTACTCTTGAAATTTCGTGACTTATTTCCTGAACCAACCGTTACAGGTGCTATTCCAGCAAATCGGGCAAGCTTATCAGAGGAA contains these protein-coding regions:
- a CDS encoding sigma-70 family RNA polymerase sigma factor, whose protein sequence is MKRLELNGLKSEFKVELRYKLKNGLEEKLKPAEAMDEDQLREIMSLYGNDIWNYIYYLTKNMEQADDLTQEVFVKCFYRIGTYKGTSSLKSWLLTVARNTVFTYRKSRFFRTGLWGEVQSITPAARDYHGAETEAEKLLGTTRSAEMEYMGNQQTRDIWSIIMKLPDKLREVLVLDLKAGLSINEIAALTELPPGTVKSRLHRARRKVQDKLRGLQ
- a CDS encoding ABC-2 transporter permease; the protein is MYNSFHLIRKDFIIVQKFILLLIPYYLVMGFTNFDNYTVFALLPAMLLLINSCTMDVQHNNQKFLVSLPVPRQQIVLAKYLAMLPYSILSYACTVLLYLVAFSAGRTTDPLAWRELLLCIAGFPLLASFYLPLHYWLGRKGTQVVNMVFIMLIMLNFAAIKQLMEWFPGLAEWVSNGSTDSPLVPVIADLGYVLILFCSYLISLRVFTAKDI
- a CDS encoding ABC transporter ATP-binding protein is translated as MSDCIRLEHVHKSYGAFALQDISLGIKEGYITGLIGPNGAGKTTLIQMIMGMVRPDRGDVQLFGGQNKEQESAVKERIGYVSDENIYYEQLTVKQMKKVIAPFYSRWDEDTYVKYQELFRLSPGKKIKDLSKGMKIKFSLAIALSHGADLLIMDEPTSGLDPVFRRELLDLLTEHIQDEKKSILFSTHNTTDLDRIADYIVFVNDGRIVFNEMKEALAEKYLLVKGGKELLDRDTRRLFLGLRESAHGFEGLMGNRAEGERYFKDTGICETPTLEEIMYFSVKGSDLRV
- a CDS encoding GntR family transcriptional regulator, encoding MNILISSTSGEPIYAQIVTQVRQLILQGELGAGTPLPSIRQLAKELQISVITTKRAYEELEREGLINSIVGKGSFVSGADQEFIKEQRLRILELKLKEVIEESRQLGLSYAELAEMLKLIYEEEQE